One Natronomonas moolapensis 8.8.11 genomic region harbors:
- the btuC gene encoding vitamin B12 ABC transporter permease BtuC → MVLRRTIAWSAALCGVLFSIVLVSAALGYAAIGPLDVAYVLLNRIRIPAFGGTGLTWTRPFGFEVAATTGLIVTRIRLPRIALGAIVGFALALAGAVMQGFFRNPMADPSIIGVSSGAAVGAVAFIVLPLSVPFGRSAFAFVGALLAAFAVYLIATQGGRTPVATLLLAGVALQTFLGAAISFLLLHAGDDLETAVYWLMGHLHDSTWGRVKLALPVVLVFFVVLLAYARDLNVLLLGEEEAHTLGIDVERTKRVLLATSSVVTAAAVSVAGVIGFVGLIVPHAMRLVVGPDHRILLPTSALAGAVFLVATDTVARSGAAEVPVGIVTAALGAPFFLYLLRNREVHAL, encoded by the coding sequence ATGGTTCTCCGGCGGACGATCGCGTGGTCGGCGGCCCTGTGTGGGGTACTTTTTTCCATCGTCCTCGTCAGTGCTGCGCTCGGATACGCCGCTATCGGTCCGCTCGACGTGGCGTACGTCCTGTTGAACCGGATCCGGATACCGGCGTTCGGAGGGACCGGCCTCACCTGGACCCGGCCGTTCGGGTTCGAGGTCGCGGCCACGACCGGACTCATCGTCACACGGATCCGGCTTCCCCGGATCGCCCTCGGCGCGATCGTCGGGTTCGCCCTCGCGCTCGCCGGGGCCGTCATGCAGGGGTTCTTCCGCAACCCGATGGCCGACCCCTCGATCATCGGCGTCTCCTCCGGGGCGGCCGTCGGCGCGGTCGCGTTCATCGTCCTCCCGCTTTCGGTCCCGTTCGGTCGATCCGCCTTCGCGTTCGTCGGCGCGCTCCTCGCCGCCTTCGCCGTCTACCTCATCGCCACCCAGGGCGGTCGGACACCCGTCGCGACGCTTTTACTCGCCGGTGTTGCCCTCCAGACGTTTCTCGGCGCGGCGATCTCGTTTCTGCTGTTGCACGCCGGCGACGACCTCGAGACGGCAGTGTATTGGCTCATGGGCCACCTCCACGACAGCACCTGGGGGCGCGTCAAGCTAGCCCTGCCCGTCGTACTCGTCTTTTTCGTGGTCCTGCTGGCGTACGCGCGGGATCTGAACGTGCTCCTGCTCGGCGAGGAGGAGGCGCACACCCTCGGGATCGACGTCGAGAGAACGAAACGGGTCCTGCTCGCGACCTCGAGCGTCGTCACCGCCGCCGCCGTCTCCGTGGCCGGCGTGATCGGCTTCGTCGGCCTCATCGTCCCCCACGCGATGCGGCTCGTCGTCGGCCCCGACCACCGCATCCTGTTGCCGACGAGCGCGCTGGCGGGAGCGGTCTTTCTCGTCGCGACCGACACGGTCGCCCGGTCGGGGGCGGCCGAGGTGCCCGTCGGGATCGTCACCGCGGCGCTCGGGGCTCCGTTCTTTCTCTATTTACTCCGAAACCGCGAGGTGCACGCGCTGTGA
- a CDS encoding PGF-CTERM-anchored ABC transporter substrate-binding protein has product MRSRTPSSAVVVLLALSLAVGLVPVPAQAQGTDSAPECSFPVSEPDATGEMVTVAERPERIVVLQASAAQTVWELGASDRVVGAPVASYTDYLEGIEDTENVLNADEFVVNQEAVVQLDADIVLAPNVVPDGTVERLRDADQTVFKFGFARSFDSIAEKTELTGRLIGSCAEAEGTNAAYRDRIESVEADVDPGRTPRVLYYTDGFVAGSGTFIDEIVTTAGGANVAADNGVEGYAELNEEALVEWNPEVVVVSNQQDGLPETPAFESTFAVRNDQIAVVDGNYISQPAPRITVALEAVAEAVSEADLEAGPTTTAADPDEPDDAERSTATAEPTDTGGPTDDAVAGQPGFGALAGAVALLAFAFLARRA; this is encoded by the coding sequence ATGCGCTCTCGAACGCCCTCCTCGGCCGTCGTCGTACTTCTCGCGCTCTCTCTCGCCGTCGGACTCGTGCCCGTCCCCGCACAGGCACAGGGGACCGACTCGGCTCCCGAGTGTTCGTTCCCGGTCTCGGAACCCGACGCGACCGGGGAGATGGTGACCGTCGCGGAACGACCCGAGCGGATTGTCGTCCTCCAGGCCAGCGCCGCCCAGACCGTCTGGGAACTCGGCGCGTCCGACCGGGTCGTCGGCGCGCCGGTGGCGTCCTACACGGACTATCTGGAGGGAATCGAGGACACGGAGAACGTGCTCAACGCCGACGAGTTCGTCGTCAACCAGGAGGCCGTCGTCCAGCTCGACGCCGACATCGTCCTTGCGCCCAACGTCGTCCCCGACGGGACCGTCGAGCGCCTCCGGGACGCCGACCAGACCGTCTTCAAGTTCGGGTTCGCACGCTCTTTCGACTCCATCGCGGAGAAGACCGAACTGACCGGGCGGCTGATCGGCTCCTGTGCCGAGGCCGAGGGGACGAACGCGGCCTACCGGGACCGGATCGAGTCGGTCGAAGCCGACGTGGATCCCGGCCGTACCCCCCGCGTCCTGTACTACACCGACGGGTTCGTCGCCGGTTCCGGGACGTTCATCGACGAGATCGTCACCACCGCCGGCGGCGCGAACGTCGCCGCCGACAACGGTGTCGAGGGGTACGCCGAACTGAACGAGGAGGCGCTCGTCGAGTGGAACCCCGAAGTGGTCGTGGTCTCGAACCAACAGGACGGGCTGCCGGAGACGCCGGCGTTCGAATCGACGTTCGCCGTGCGAAACGATCAGATCGCAGTCGTCGACGGCAACTACATCAGCCAACCGGCGCCGCGGATCACGGTCGCGCTCGAGGCCGTTGCGGAGGCGGTCTCGGAGGCGGACCTCGAAGCGGGCCCGACGACGACCGCGGCCGACCCCGACGAACCGGACGATGCCGAGCGATCGACCGCCACGGCCGAGCCGACGGACACCGGCGGTCCGACCGACGACGCGGTCGCCGGCCAGCCCGGATTCGGCGCCCTCGCGGGCGCCGTTGCGCTCCTCGCGTTCGCGTTCCTCGCCCGCCGAGCGTGA